The window TAAGCAAAGGAATCATAATCTGAAAATTGCTCACCTTGAGTTTGGTCCGGTTTTTAAATGGAAGAAGATCTTTCTTGGTTTGCTTGATGACCAagaatttttttcttcatctaGCCCCTCCATTGGGTCATATGTGAAGTCATCGAAAATTGGCAATGGATCTTCCTTTTCTGGTTCGGTTTCAACGTTCTCattctccaaagtcaccaacggTCTTTGCTTTTGACACTTGTTAGCATAATGACCGATCCTATGGCATTTGAAACAGCTGGTAGAATGAGCTTTGCTTGTGGGTTTCACAGCTTTGCTTTTATCAGAAGacaacacattagttttcaaatcagaatttgaaagagaagaaaaattactttgttgttttggtgcagaagaagtgttgttgtttcccttctttttgagttgccggacaacatgaatcgccttatgcaacatcttttCCAAGCTGGCATAAGTCTGAAGCTCGTTCTGATCAGGCACATCACAgttgcttctcttggctttggtgaagggacggcaccacttctgacccacttctcatcatcgcacctgttttgtctcttcttttgtttctgcacaaagtcaaacccattagaagcaaactgtttcttatcaaaaatcaattgctccttttcaaaaacagttttaaaaggaaagtagacgtcttgttgtggttttgatttcttgagaagtccaaacatcctgaaaacacttaacaaagttagcaaataaaaatcctcacactctcaagtgtttagctCACGATTTTTAGATGGTCACTCAGAGTTCTTTCATTGGTTCAAAGGATGATAGGCAATAAAAAATCAGCagtcaaaacccaaaacaaactttgtgggaaaagaaaagagaaagaacaatgaagagatttttgtatggatccgccttaactgtcctaaggctgggtttatcttcagccagcagggtttctcttccaccactccccttggatttctcttcagaagtgattcaagccaaaacttttttttttcttttttatcgatttttttttttataataggcgatcacaagggagtaaaagaacagcccggatccaaaaagaaataagaaaagaaaatgatgaAGATATGAGAAGATGATAAGAAGaatgaaaacaaaccagccaaagtggctATGATAcaacttgatagaaccaaaatcgggaaggatcactttagctgggtgttggatatgatccgagaaggcaaacggcacttctggaactgagatggattgaaaggatcgtcaagagatgcggaatggctcttgatatacccacgatctaaggctaaccacctaagaacgaatgtagtgcgttggctaaccaccaaacgacacacaaagatgattggctgaccaccaaatcaacaagccggttcaaaccgaactagctaaagaactctctctctctcactcagagaagaaaccaaataaactcaaaaacatagACTGATCTTATTCATAGAAGAGcttacatatttatactacttgtggtcaaagaaagattaagagtttttgtggaaaactagaaacttagaaaacataaacaaagactAAGACTTTTGACTAGAAATAAGTGTGTTGTTGAATGCCCCTTGATATGACCACGACTTTGACTCCTTTTGTTGATATTTCTTGATGCAAATGGGCATAAGACCATCAGCAAAGGCCTGGTCGAATTTGGTGTAAAACCAACccaaattgaatttgttatgaatttttccttGGGCTGAAAAAGGCTCATTTCGCCCAAAAACTAAACAAGCTCCTTCttcagtgtcacttagctcattcagctccaagctagtgtcacttagctcactcagctcagaTATGTAAGTGTCACTTCGATTCAGCTCGACCAGCTCGCCCAAATAAGTGCCACTTCGTCCAACTCGTCCAAAGTTAGCTTCTGGCTCGACCATGAATGCTTCATCCAATGGGGAAACCTTGGTTGGGTCGAGTTGTGCACCATCCTGGCCCGGGTCTACAATCCAGGGCACATCAGAGGAATCCAAGAAACTCTTTGGGATGTCTGAGAGTCCGAAACTGCCTCGGAAGAAGATGTCCCGACACCATCATGAAACATCTGAGAGTAAGTAGGTGCTGCTGGCTTTCTTCTAGGACCCatctaaatttaaaaaacaaattacagttagttttattaataacgacataatttaaaaatattattctgatacctaactaatcacctaaactaattaccTATACTAACCACTTAAACTAATTACCTATACTAACCATTTAAACTaaacaattttctttaaaaaaaattagagagaggGAGAGGTTACCTTAGAGGAGTGGAGAGGGATTTGGGAGGAATGAAGGAGCAAAAAAATTCCTCGTTCTGAGGAGCAAAGGTATTCCTCGTAAAGTCGTCGTAaagttacgacgaaattaccagaCCCACGTTTTTTTCATTTACAACGAAATTACAGGCCCGCTTTtttcatttacgacgaatttaccaggtCCGTGTTTTTAAAGTTACGATAAATTTACGTGGaaaatttacgacgaatttacgtGTCAAACCTATACACTGTGACTACTACTTTATAGTGTCAAACCTATAACTGTGtcctaaaaatattatttgaacttctcttcttcttttttgattaAGAACATCTATTATATACAATAGTTATAATGTTGGCaatctataaattaatgttttttatgcctattgttttctttttaaaaaaatccgaTCTAAATAAGTGAATTCAAAATTTGATCCGCCTATACACTAAAAAATTGAGACCAAATAGTTTATctaaaactaaataacataatgAATATATAgtataaccaaacaaaattgTAGATAGTTAATGTAACTAAATAACATAGTAATGTACAATGCATATGTAGTGTCTCGATATTATGAAACTTGATTCGAttttaatattacatttaaaaaaaggaTTTTAACATTCCATAAAAAAATTGGCATCATATATATAGGAATGATATGTGCACACAGAGAAACATAAATGGAGTAAGGTGATTTGGTTCGGCCAGGGGGTACCTCGTTTTGCTTTCATAGCCTGGCTAGCAGTTTGTGATAGGCTGGCAACAGGGGAAAGAATGGAGCAGTGGAGAGTAGCGCAAGGCTGTGTGTTCTGTGGCGAGCCAAATGAGACTAGAGATCATCTCTTCTTCGCATGTCCTTACACATTCACTGTATTGATTGACGCAGTAGGTGATCTGTTAGAAGCCAATGCCGATCCTGATTGGGAAGCTACTCTTTGTCGCTTGGTGGAACACAAGTATAATCGACTCACCTTTATACTCTTGAGATTGGTGTTCCAAACGTCCATTTACTACCTATGGAAGGAGAAGAATGATAGGAGACATACGGGGAAGATCAAGCCGGTAGCCCAGATGAATTCTCTTATAGACAAAACGGTTCGGAACAGGATCTTGTCTACCCGTTACTTTGAGAAAGCAAAGCTTCGGGGACTGCTCCAACGATGATTTATGAGGCACTAGCTCGGTTCTTGATCTCACTAGTAGCACATGATTATTCTTATGATTCTTTATGTACATAAACTTTTTTCctcataatataaatttaaaatttcacccaaaaaaaaatgatatgtgCATCTACATGTTGCACTCTTTGTTACGGGTAGCCACAAAAAAATTTGCAGCTACGTTTTTAAGTGGCCACTTATGGACTGGTACTTTTTTAAAAGTTTGCAGTTagcttaaatattttctaattttatttctcCGGATAGCTATGGCCATAGTTGTGGCTTTGGGTCTTCTAATTGCCCCAAATCATATTGTGTAGCTAAATAGCGAAAAAAAGCTACAAAATAGTCGCAAAAAATTGTTGTggctattttatatatattttgtggcTATATTTCTCTCGCCACGAAATATGTGTGGCTGACTCGTGGCTATAAACaagttttcttgtagtgtttctTCGGAAATTtctgataattttttttcttgggaaTTTCGTCGGGATAGTCATGGTGTGTTTCATCATGTGATATCATCTTAGTAAAACAGTGTCGATGAAGACCTATTGAAGACCAAAAagtcattttattaattttttccaAAAAGTTAATTTTAGTGTACGTTGTGCTACAGTTCTTTGATAGTTTAGCGTAATTCTTGCATGGGAAAAGTGCTAATTTCGATCCCAACAATTTTAGTCGTGgcaaatacgacccgaacaattgatcagtggtaaatacgacctcaactcaattataattcaaaaaaaaactacctgaacttcttaaaacgtgcctaaatatacattgactctaacagaagttagtcaaccgttaacaagataaaacgacgtcgttttgatatatgagaaaaagtgccaatttcgatcCCAACACTCTTAGTCGTGCCAAATAAGATCCAAACAAATAGTCCGTGCCaaaaacgacctcaactcaattatagtttaagaaaaaatgcccaaactttttaaaacgtgcctaaatcaacattgactctaacaaaagttagtcaaccgttgacgacgtcgttttgatatatatatatatatttttttttaaaaaatatgttcattttgGAACTCAAACCCGTGCCGAGATATCTGTTATGAAGATCCAGAGGACGAGTGTTACATATAGCATCTCAGACTCCAACAAACCAAATTCACTTATATAGATAGATGATCACTTAATGTAAAACACAACTACGATAACCATCCGCGCGTAGAGTACATTTTACATAAAGCTGTAGTTACGTAACACAATTATCatcaaatatatgtttattacaCCAATAATTTGCATGAAACCGTTAACTCCAAAGTATCATCACTAGCAGCAGGCTTGGAAGATAGTGAAACAACAGCAGACCTTGTTAAAACTGCCAAGAAAATACAACTTTGATTAATTGTAAGCCTTTTTACAACTTTTATGTAGGTAATTAAAATAGTAACATAACTTCTGAAATGCTTTAAACAAAGAAGTTTTCATTTAGCAACATACGAGACAAGTTTAATTTACCTTGGTTATtcagttggaaaaaaaaattaggtgaAAACTATGAAGTTGGATTTTATTGtgaaaaaaaatgtaagttggtgaaattcattatatattatttgagaagcattacaacattttagctatgacacgtgtcatcactagaatgctTCTCAAAGTCCCTAGAGAAATATAGTGGTccattttaatatatactatacttttcattaaactaaccataaataaattataaatgttcttaatgataattaatgattttgaatataatagatttgataaaatttgtgtatcatttacatttttgtttaattctgtattattaaaataaattaaacaataacatgaattatataataaaattttagatttttttgtatatcctattttttgaatttttaaaaacaaaagtaaattactaaaactgttaaaagtctcacactGAAAATTATGTGACCAATGATTTGAAAGaaattataacaaaaatgactataaactcatatgagtagaaagtctcatttaataaacattatattaaaatatatctctattttaatatcttttaattaaactctatactatataaaactaaatattttaattataaaatttgcattgaatttttaaaaatgattataaattactaaaccTATTAAACGACTCacattgaaaaatattttatgagtgatttaaatttttgttataacaagatacaattGACCATAAAAtcgtataaataaaaaatctcattaatagatattcatattaaaaatatactatatatctatattaatatcatttaaattcaGTTATATACCATATGAGATAGATAAAAGtgaatattttgatttatttaccataaaatgattgtaaataaaGAAGTGTATTTATTTTGATCTATCGGTTTAcgccaatttaattatatatgtaatactTAACGATatcttaattattaaatatatatttattattttactattttataagataaaagaacaaaaaattagtaataataCGTAAgagtaatttatatatacaatgttCATCACGCGCAAGGCGCAAATCTTAAtctagttaaaaaaatatttttaaagaaagcaccagttttaaaattttaatctcATTAAGATGTTGAAattaaatctataaaaatggCTGGCTGATTAgttaaacattttaaacccCCAACAAAATGGAGCAAAAACAACATTTGTGCGCTGTATGAAtattctgcaaaaaaaaataacttataacTAGAAGCACTAATCTCTCTCGATATATAAAGAGTATTTTATGTTGGAATGAAGAAAGTAAAttgaaagaaatattttttttttgggtcaaaattgaaagaaatatttatataccaTCTTCTATAAGAGAACTCATCATCGCCTTTTGACTTGGTCTCCACTGCGGCTACCACAGGATCACCACCAGCCGCATCTCTGGTCGGATAACCAATAGGCGGCGGACTTATGTACGGCTCCT of the Brassica rapa cultivar Chiifu-401-42 chromosome A03, CAAS_Brap_v3.01, whole genome shotgun sequence genome contains:
- the LOC103860221 gene encoding uncharacterized protein LOC103860221, which encodes MEQWRVAQGCVFCGEPNETRDHLFFACPYTFTVLIDAVGDLLEANADPDWEATLCRLVEHKYNRLTFILLRLVFQTSIYYLWKEKNDRRHTGKIKPVAQMNSLIDKTVRNRILSTRYFEKAKLRGLLQR